The proteins below are encoded in one region of Neisseriales bacterium:
- the pssA gene encoding CDP-diacylglycerol--serine O-phosphatidyltransferase, whose protein sequence is MNHFSQQPLDGVWLKKQGIYLLPNLFTLIALFAGFFSIIQSINHHFEAAALSIFTAMAFDSLDGRIARLTHSQSPFGTEFDSLSDMVSFGVAPAVLSYVWKLKNMGKFGWMIAFIFCACTALRLARFNVMAGNTATSKRWFIGMPSPAAAVLIAGLIWVCYVYHYTRLPHLDWITLVLTAFAGISMVVNIPFWSFKEIHFNQQIPFTVMLGLVLAILFFVYQPPLVLFGCFLCYSLSGYSIALYRCLYRPHKPS, encoded by the coding sequence ATGAATCATTTTTCGCAACAGCCACTTGACGGAGTATGGCTTAAAAAGCAAGGCATCTATTTATTGCCGAATCTCTTCACATTAATTGCCTTATTTGCTGGATTTTTCAGCATCATTCAATCCATTAATCATCATTTTGAGGCAGCAGCATTATCGATCTTTACTGCTATGGCATTTGATAGTCTAGACGGTCGCATAGCAAGATTAACACATAGCCAAAGCCCATTTGGTACAGAATTTGACAGTCTTTCTGACATGGTAAGCTTTGGCGTAGCACCAGCAGTATTATCTTATGTATGGAAACTAAAAAATATGGGTAAATTTGGTTGGATGATTGCCTTTATTTTCTGTGCTTGTACGGCGCTACGATTGGCAAGATTCAACGTCATGGCAGGGAACACCGCTACGAGTAAGCGCTGGTTTATAGGCATGCCAAGCCCCGCTGCAGCTGTCTTGATAGCTGGTCTTATTTGGGTATGTTACGTCTATCACTACACAAGGCTACCCCATTTGGACTGGATCACACTCGTACTGACAGCTTTTGCGGGCATTTCTATGGTGGTCAATATCCCATTTTGGAGTTTTAAAGAAATTCACTTTAACCAACAGATACCCTTTACGGTCATGTTGGGGTTGGTACTGGCTATTTTGTTTTTTGTATATCAACCTCCTTTGGTATTATTTGGCTGCTTTTTGTGCTACAGCTTATCCGGATATTCGATTGCCCTTTATCGATGCTTATATCGCCCTCACAAACCTTCATAA
- a CDS encoding FAD-binding protein, with product MHTLVIAEHNNQQLAFDTLHAVSAALTLGGKVDLLVSGDACQGVAKQASALSGISCVLLADSPNYRYQLAEPLSGLTVACFQQVPYTHIVTSANAFGKNLLPRIAALLDVAPISDVIHLLSAHQFVRPIYAGSLIETIESLDPVKVLSVRSTAFEKAVYADVMVPIIPIMHDEIAHLSRYVTQRLTCSKRPELTAAKVIVAGGKGLGSSEQFHALLDPLADQLGAAIGASRAAVDAGYVPNTYQIGQTGKVVAPELYLAIGISGAIQHLTGMKDAKVIIAINKNPEEPIFQVADYGIVGDLFDIVPALQQALQDLM from the coding sequence ATCCATACACTTGTCATTGCTGAGCATAACAATCAACAGCTTGCTTTTGATACATTACATGCTGTCTCCGCAGCGCTTACTTTGGGTGGCAAAGTTGATCTATTGGTGTCTGGTGATGCTTGCCAAGGTGTTGCGAAACAAGCAAGTGCTCTATCGGGTATTTCGTGTGTTTTGTTAGCTGATTCACCTAACTATCGATATCAGTTGGCAGAACCATTATCAGGGCTTACTGTAGCTTGTTTTCAGCAAGTACCCTATACACATATTGTGACTAGTGCGAATGCTTTTGGAAAAAACCTATTGCCTAGGATTGCTGCTCTCTTAGATGTTGCCCCCATTTCGGATGTGATCCATTTGTTGTCAGCACATCAATTTGTGCGACCCATTTATGCCGGCAGTCTCATTGAAACCATTGAATCCCTAGATCCTGTGAAAGTGCTCAGTGTGCGCAGCACTGCTTTCGAGAAAGCTGTATATGCTGATGTTATGGTACCGATTATACCGATTATGCATGACGAAATAGCCCATTTATCTAGGTACGTAACACAACGCTTAACTTGTTCAAAGCGTCCTGAATTAACGGCTGCAAAAGTGATTGTGGCAGGTGGTAAGGGGCTTGGATCTAGTGAACAATTCCATGCATTGTTAGATCCGCTTGCTGATCAACTAGGCGCTGCAATTGGTGCGTCGCGTGCAGCAGTAGATGCGGGATATGTACCGAACACTTATCAAATTGGGCAGACGGGTAAAGTTGTTGCGCCGGAGCTTTATCTTGCTATTGGTATTTCAGGAGCAATTCAGCATTTAACAGGCATGAAAGATGCAAAAGTAATCATTGCAATTAACAAAAATCCCGAAGAGCCCATTTTTCAGGTTGCTGACTATGGCATAGTAGGGGACTTATTTGATATCGTTCCTGCCTTACAGCAAGCGTTACAGGATTTGATGTAA
- a CDS encoding electron transfer flavoprotein subunit beta/FixA family protein, with translation MKILVAVKRVVDHHIQVRAKADNTGADIDHVKMTMNPFDEVALEEAVRQKEAGKVTEVIAVSCGVKQCEDILRTSMAMGADRAIHIETNVVLQPLSVAKLLTAVAKRESPHMVMLGKQAIDDDANQVGQMLAALLGWGQATFVSQMDIHQRTVTAQREIDGGHEILELPVPCVITADLRLNEPRYIKLPNIIAAKKKPLITLSPESLKVDIVPHFRQLKVEEPPTRQPGVLIDDVAELAMLLSVRVKGLL, from the coding sequence ATGAAAATATTGGTGGCAGTAAAGCGGGTTGTTGATCACCATATTCAAGTGCGCGCTAAAGCAGACAACACAGGCGCAGATATTGACCACGTCAAAATGACCATGAATCCATTTGATGAGGTTGCATTAGAAGAGGCTGTACGCCAAAAGGAGGCAGGCAAAGTTACGGAAGTTATTGCTGTATCCTGTGGCGTTAAGCAATGTGAAGATATTTTACGTACCAGTATGGCTATGGGAGCGGATCGTGCTATACATATTGAAACCAATGTTGTATTGCAACCGCTATCGGTTGCTAAGTTACTGACTGCTGTTGCAAAAAGAGAATCGCCCCATATGGTGATGCTTGGCAAGCAAGCAATTGATGATGATGCTAACCAAGTTGGTCAGATGCTTGCTGCCCTTTTGGGTTGGGGACAAGCCACTTTTGTGTCTCAGATGGATATTCATCAACGAACCGTAACAGCACAACGAGAAATTGATGGGGGTCATGAAATACTTGAATTACCAGTGCCTTGCGTTATAACTGCTGATCTTCGGCTTAATGAACCACGCTATATCAAGCTACCCAATATCATAGCTGCTAAGAAAAAACCTTTAATAACACTAAGTCCCGAATCACTAAAGGTGGATATCGTGCCGCACTTTCGACAACTTAAAGTGGAAGAACCGCCTACTCGCCAACCTGGCGTATTGATTGACGATGTGGCAGAACTAGCCATGCTGCTTAGTGTTAGAGTGAAGGGATTATTATGA
- a CDS encoding glutamate racemase, with translation MLSNSPIGVFDSGVGGLTVVKALMERLPHENIIYFGDTARVPYGIKSVEIIQNFATQMTQFLLNQHVKMLVIACNTVAAVAAEHVTKIAGTLPVLNVIESGANAAVARTRHQSIGVVATLATVNSGAYEVAIEERLQSCSVYTQACPLFVPLVEEGLLDHAATWHIAKDYLQFTRTESIDTLLLGCTHYPLLTPLLTKLIGRSIYIVDPAKTVADEVASVLQTSQLLNQDTILPTYQFYVSDIPLRFQTIAERFLGCALPNLEVVRLD, from the coding sequence ATGCTATCAAATAGCCCTATCGGTGTTTTTGATTCAGGGGTGGGTGGATTAACGGTAGTGAAGGCATTGATGGAACGACTACCTCATGAAAATATTATTTATTTTGGGGATACAGCACGTGTGCCTTACGGCATAAAATCGGTTGAAATCATCCAGAATTTTGCAACGCAAATGACGCAATTTTTACTAAATCAGCATGTAAAAATGCTGGTGATTGCCTGTAATACCGTTGCTGCAGTTGCAGCGGAGCATGTTACAAAGATAGCGGGTACTTTGCCAGTATTAAATGTGATTGAGTCCGGTGCAAATGCAGCAGTAGCTAGAACGCGTCACCAATCAATTGGAGTAGTTGCAACCCTTGCTACGGTTAATAGTGGCGCTTATGAAGTAGCTATTGAAGAGCGTCTTCAGTCTTGCTCTGTCTATACACAAGCCTGTCCACTCTTTGTGCCGTTAGTAGAAGAAGGTTTATTGGATCATGCTGCTACTTGGCATATTGCTAAAGACTACCTACAGTTTACCCGTACCGAATCTATCGATACTTTGTTGTTAGGCTGCACGCATTACCCGTTACTAACACCGCTATTAACTAAACTTATTGGCCGCTCTATATACATTGTGGATCCCGCTAAAACGGTTGCCGATGAAGTTGCGTCTGTGCTACAAACGTCTCAACTACTAAATCAGGACACGATTTTACCCACTTATCAGTTTTATGTATCGGATATTCCACTGCGGTTCCAAACCATTGCAGAGCGTTTTTTGGGTTGTGCTTTACCGAATTTGGAAGTCGTCAGATTAGATTGA
- the tsaE gene encoding tRNA (adenosine(37)-N6)-threonylcarbamoyltransferase complex ATPase subunit type 1 TsaE, which yields MQYILLQEQDTLALGSNLARVLKSGMIIYLQGDLGTGKTTLVRSILGQLGQKMPIKSPTYTLVESYYLGKWTIHHFDLYRLHSPQEWDDMGLNDLFTCDALCFIEWPEKAATFLPTADWQILLSWMQQGRNVSIAASTFLGQSCLKLLAN from the coding sequence ATGCAATATATACTCTTACAAGAACAAGATACTTTGGCTTTAGGTAGTAATTTGGCACGCGTTTTAAAAAGTGGCATGATCATATATTTGCAAGGCGATTTAGGTACTGGCAAAACCACACTCGTCAGAAGTATATTAGGCCAACTTGGACAAAAAATGCCTATCAAAAGTCCCACTTACACCCTAGTGGAAAGCTATTATCTTGGAAAATGGACGATTCATCATTTTGATTTGTATCGACTACATAGTCCGCAAGAATGGGATGATATGGGTTTAAATGATTTGTTTACTTGTGATGCCCTGTGCTTCATTGAGTGGCCAGAAAAAGCTGCAACATTTCTGCCTACTGCAGATTGGCAAATTTTGCTGTCATGGATGCAGCAAGGTCGCAATGTTTCAATCGCTGCCTCAACCTTCCTTGGTCAATCATGCCTAAAATTATTAGCCAATTGA
- a CDS encoding N-acetylmuramoyl-L-alanine amidase, which yields MPKIISQLIYRWIWCSLFLFSIPFSQAASNGLLSNASVIIFSDHVRLALTTNQIVSTKHFTLTNPSRLVIDIDQVGLTDTLKKNALPIMIKNPYIESIRIGQFTPKTVRFVVLLNAGVTIQSAPAQTVRNTSSYQLYIDLYPTNQSINIPKAPINTTTKPIVQKIHKNIDRNNNDPFVVIIDPGHGGHDAGAIGSGNNKEKDVVLAIAKKLKQQLALDPRIKTYLTRETDTYVLLGTRVNFAREHRADLFISIHADAFIKPHAHGSSVFALSEKGATNKAADLLAKSQNSVDQMIGITARNTNIHMRYTLLDLTQTATINSSLKLGKYVLNHLKLVNALHNVRVEQANFAVLKAPDIPSILVETAFISNPDEEKLLTDNIFQQKIAKSIFDGIQAYMATLSQYRSN from the coding sequence ATGCCTAAAATTATTAGCCAATTGATCTACCGCTGGATATGGTGCAGCTTATTTTTATTCAGTATACCTTTCAGCCAAGCTGCTTCCAATGGTCTGCTCAGTAACGCCAGCGTGATCATTTTTTCGGATCATGTACGTTTAGCGTTAACAACTAATCAAATTGTTAGCACAAAACATTTCACGCTTACAAATCCATCAAGATTAGTTATTGACATAGATCAAGTCGGTCTTACCGATACCCTCAAAAAAAATGCTTTACCAATCATGATCAAAAATCCCTATATAGAAAGTATTCGTATCGGGCAATTTACCCCGAAGACAGTACGTTTTGTTGTACTATTAAACGCTGGCGTTACGATTCAAAGTGCACCAGCACAAACTGTGCGGAATACTTCATCATACCAGCTATACATTGATCTATATCCCACTAATCAGTCAATCAATATACCTAAAGCGCCTATCAATACGACTACTAAACCCATCGTTCAAAAAATACATAAAAACATAGATCGCAATAACAATGACCCTTTCGTAGTAATTATTGATCCAGGTCATGGCGGTCATGACGCAGGAGCGATTGGCTCCGGTAACAACAAAGAAAAAGATGTTGTTCTTGCGATTGCTAAAAAATTAAAGCAACAGTTGGCCTTGGATCCCCGTATTAAAACCTATTTAACCAGAGAAACTGATACATATGTCCTGTTAGGTACACGCGTAAATTTTGCAAGAGAACATCGTGCTGACTTATTTATTTCGATTCATGCAGACGCTTTTATCAAACCGCACGCACATGGCTCATCAGTTTTTGCGCTATCTGAAAAAGGAGCAACTAACAAGGCTGCAGATTTGCTTGCAAAAAGCCAAAACAGTGTTGATCAAATGATTGGTATCACAGCACGCAATACCAATATTCATATGCGATATACACTACTTGATTTGACGCAAACCGCCACAATCAACAGCAGTCTAAAACTGGGCAAATATGTACTTAATCATCTGAAGCTGGTCAACGCCCTACACAATGTTCGTGTTGAGCAGGCCAATTTCGCTGTCCTTAAGGCACCTGACATTCCATCCATTTTGGTTGAAACGGCTTTCATTAGTAATCCTGATGAAGAAAAACTACTAACGGACAATATTTTCCAACAAAAAATTGCTAAATCAATTTTTGATGGCATCCAAGCTTATATGGCAACACTGAGCCAATATCGATCAAACTAG
- a CDS encoding DNA gyrase inhibitor YacG codes for MDTKKPLRVLCPHCKMPVDWISSNQFKPFCSERCRLIDLGEWASEHYVIPSDKPPLV; via the coding sequence ATGGATACAAAAAAACCGCTCCGAGTTCTGTGCCCGCATTGCAAAATGCCTGTAGATTGGATATCCAGCAATCAGTTCAAACCCTTTTGTAGCGAGCGTTGTCGCTTAATTGATTTAGGGGAATGGGCCAGTGAGCATTACGTAATTCCTTCCGATAAACCGCCACTAGTTTGA
- a CDS encoding dephospho-CoA kinase has translation MNLNVIGLTGGIGAGKSTASALFAEHGIAIIDTDLIARELTAKDGEAIPALRALFDEHSFLADGSLDRAHVRQCIYANSIKKQQLESILHPLILQKSVAKLKEVVHIAPYALLVVPLLCEHYATYGQLVHRILLIDCEESLQIERAYARCCYTRSLIRAVLASQCTRQQRLQLADDVIVNNKDKVYLAKQVEAKHQFYMHHFATKPILLS, from the coding sequence ATGAATCTCAATGTTATTGGTTTAACGGGTGGTATAGGTGCTGGTAAAAGTACGGCCTCAGCATTGTTTGCAGAGCATGGCATTGCGATTATTGATACGGATCTTATTGCTCGCGAACTAACTGCCAAGGACGGTGAAGCCATACCAGCATTACGAGCGCTTTTTGATGAACATAGTTTTTTAGCCGATGGCAGCTTAGATCGTGCTCATGTTAGACAATGTATTTATGCGAATTCGATAAAGAAACAGCAATTAGAAAGCATCCTACACCCGCTTATTTTGCAAAAGAGTGTAGCAAAACTCAAGGAAGTCGTGCACATTGCTCCTTATGCGTTACTTGTCGTGCCACTATTATGTGAACACTATGCAACATATGGACAACTTGTGCACCGTATTTTGCTGATTGACTGCGAAGAATCATTGCAAATTGAACGTGCTTATGCACGGTGTTGCTATACACGGTCGCTTATACGAGCTGTATTAGCATCCCAATGTACGCGTCAACAAAGATTGCAATTGGCAGATGATGTCATCGTCAACAACAAAGATAAGGTCTATTTGGCTAAGCAAGTTGAAGCTAAACACCAATTTTATATGCACCATTTTGCTACAAAGCCTATTCTTTTATCATAA
- the ffh gene encoding signal recognition particle protein, producing MLDHLTTNFSNIFKMVRGQARLTESNIEDMLQKTQQSLLEADVAVSVIDQLVAHIKKRALDQRVLSGLTPGQMLVDIFREELTILLGQQHHMLNLATIPPAVLLIAGLQGTGKTTTAGKLAVLLKKQKKKVLLASVDIHRPAAIEQLKLLSEQAGVACFPTDPSQTALINAEAAKNHAKRYFFDVLILDTAGRLAIDSAMMDEIKALYDVTKPIETLFIVDAMQGQDAAKTAHAFNEALPLTGLIVTKLDSDTRGGAALSVRQITGKPIKLVGTSEKLEGLEIFYPDRLANRILGMGDMLSLIEDIKKGIEPQQGAKVAKKIQSGKGFNLEDFRQHMQQIQAMGGTANLIDKMPSQFGQPISPIQKQEADKRIRHHEAIINSMTNQERQEPDIIKASRKRRIAMGAGVNVQSVNQLLEQFEQMKKMMKQFSKGGLGKLVQNLQGRFIKHH from the coding sequence ATGTTAGATCATTTAACAACAAATTTCTCGAATATCTTCAAAATGGTTCGCGGTCAAGCAAGACTTACCGAATCAAATATCGAAGACATGTTGCAAAAAACACAACAATCCTTGCTTGAAGCAGATGTTGCCGTATCCGTTATTGATCAATTAGTTGCGCACATTAAAAAACGTGCACTTGATCAACGTGTCTTAAGTGGCCTGACACCAGGGCAAATGTTGGTTGATATTTTCCGCGAAGAACTCACCATATTACTTGGTCAGCAACATCATATGCTGAACTTAGCGACTATCCCACCTGCTGTGTTGCTCATTGCAGGACTACAAGGCACCGGAAAAACAACAACTGCTGGCAAGCTCGCCGTATTACTAAAAAAACAAAAGAAAAAAGTACTCCTAGCATCGGTTGATATACATCGACCTGCCGCCATTGAACAACTTAAACTTTTATCCGAACAAGCAGGTGTTGCCTGTTTTCCTACTGATCCATCACAAACCGCCCTAATCAATGCAGAAGCTGCTAAAAACCATGCAAAACGGTACTTTTTTGATGTACTAATTTTGGACACTGCGGGTCGATTGGCTATTGATAGTGCGATGATGGATGAAATTAAAGCGTTGTATGACGTAACAAAACCTATCGAAACATTATTCATTGTTGATGCGATGCAAGGCCAAGATGCTGCCAAAACAGCGCATGCTTTCAACGAGGCTCTCCCCCTTACCGGTTTAATTGTGACAAAACTGGACAGTGACACACGAGGAGGAGCAGCCTTATCCGTCCGACAGATCACAGGTAAACCAATTAAATTGGTTGGAACAAGCGAAAAACTGGAAGGACTTGAAATATTTTACCCAGACCGCCTTGCCAATCGCATACTCGGTATGGGCGATATGTTGTCTTTAATTGAGGATATTAAAAAAGGTATTGAACCACAACAAGGAGCTAAAGTAGCCAAAAAAATCCAAAGTGGGAAGGGGTTTAATTTGGAAGATTTTAGGCAACATATGCAACAAATTCAGGCAATGGGTGGCACTGCAAACCTGATTGATAAAATGCCCAGTCAGTTCGGGCAACCAATTAGTCCGATACAAAAACAAGAAGCTGATAAAAGAATCCGTCATCATGAAGCTATTATCAATTCCATGACGAACCAAGAACGCCAAGAACCCGATATTATTAAAGCCAGTCGTAAACGTCGTATTGCGATGGGAGCTGGGGTTAACGTACAGTCCGTGAATCAACTACTCGAACAATTTGAGCAAATGAAAAAAATGATGAAGCAATTCTCCAAAGGCGGGCTTGGTAAGCTAGTTCAAAATTTACAAGGCAGGTTTATAAAACATCATTAA
- the purB gene encoding adenylosuccinate lyase, which produces MDASTLTALCPLDGRYAKYTLALRNIFSEHALMKTRIRIELAWLKTLSLEKKVAEVPIFSAKTLAMLDSLVDQFSLEDTQAIKNIENTTQHDVKALEYWLKNYLSNHLEIKTVTEFVHFACTSEDINNLSYGLMLKEARDQVMIPSLSTLITLLTNLAHQLAEQPMIGRTHGQAATPTTMGKELANILYRLKRQHQQLIAQPILGKINGAVGNYNAHYTAYPDLDWEKLAQRFVETLGLVFNPYTTQIEPHDYIAEYSHVLLRINTILIDLCRDMWGYISLGYFTQQTSEKMIGSSTMPHKINPIHFENAEGNLGLANALLAHFAEKLPVSRFQRDLTDSTVLRNMGVALGYTLLGYQSCHQGLLKLRVNTTQLASELAQHWALLAEPVQTVMRRYGLNQPYEQLKVLIQKNPHLTQKQLADFIKNLDLPESEKAKLLALTPNCYLGQSIKLAKAVTSTSLP; this is translated from the coding sequence ATGGATGCATCAACATTAACTGCACTTTGTCCGCTGGATGGGCGTTACGCAAAATATACTTTAGCGTTACGCAATATATTTAGTGAACATGCTTTGATGAAAACACGTATTCGGATAGAACTAGCATGGCTTAAAACTTTGAGTTTAGAAAAGAAAGTTGCGGAAGTACCAATTTTTTCTGCCAAAACATTAGCGATGCTCGATAGTTTGGTAGACCAATTCAGTCTCGAAGACACTCAAGCGATCAAAAATATCGAAAACACTACCCAACATGATGTCAAAGCCTTGGAGTATTGGCTTAAAAACTATCTTTCCAATCATTTAGAAATAAAAACAGTTACTGAATTTGTACATTTTGCTTGCACTTCAGAGGATATTAATAATTTAAGTTACGGGCTCATGCTCAAAGAAGCGCGCGATCAAGTCATGATACCGTCTTTGAGCACACTCATTACGCTATTGACCAACCTTGCTCATCAACTAGCAGAACAGCCGATGATCGGCAGGACGCATGGTCAAGCTGCAACCCCCACTACAATGGGTAAAGAGCTAGCAAATATCCTTTATCGGCTCAAACGCCAGCACCAACAATTGATTGCACAACCTATTTTGGGCAAAATAAATGGAGCTGTTGGTAACTATAACGCACATTACACGGCCTATCCCGATCTAGATTGGGAAAAACTTGCACAGCGTTTCGTTGAAACATTGGGTCTTGTTTTTAATCCCTACACAACTCAAATTGAACCTCATGATTATATTGCCGAATATAGTCACGTGTTATTGCGTATCAATACTATTTTGATTGATTTATGTCGTGATATGTGGGGCTATATTTCGCTAGGCTACTTTACACAACAAACCAGCGAAAAAATGATTGGTAGTTCAACCATGCCGCATAAAATTAACCCGATTCATTTTGAAAATGCAGAAGGCAATTTGGGCTTGGCCAATGCACTGCTTGCGCATTTTGCGGAAAAATTACCTGTTTCTCGTTTCCAGCGTGATTTAACCGATTCAACTGTGTTGCGTAATATGGGAGTCGCACTTGGTTACACCTTATTAGGCTACCAATCTTGTCATCAAGGTCTGTTAAAACTACGTGTCAATACTACCCAATTAGCATCAGAACTGGCACAACATTGGGCACTTTTAGCAGAACCTGTTCAAACCGTCATGCGTCGCTACGGACTAAATCAACCTTACGAGCAACTCAAAGTACTCATACAAAAAAACCCCCATCTCACCCAAAAACAACTTGCAGATTTTATTAAAAATTTGGATTTACCCGAATCTGAAAAAGCTAAACTGCTGGCACTAACTCCTAACTGCTATTTGGGCCAGTCCATTAAGCTCGCCAAAGCAGTTACCAGCACGTCACTACCATAG
- the plsY gene encoding glycerol-3-phosphate 1-O-acyltransferase PlsY encodes MWSEPTVVSVVLPFCLLAIAYLFGSLSFAVMISQLIKAPDPRLYGSGNPGATNMLRGGRKWAALCTLLGDGAKGWIVVKLALFCQTDIWIVAGCAVCVLLGHIYPLFFCFKGGKGVATALGILLALSPTLAFIATGVWTVIMVVKRFSSLAAIGATLAVLVASYWLWDMTHPYFMAVSLIATLVLYRHRTNIADLLAKRERPIN; translated from the coding sequence ATGTGGTCTGAACCTACTGTTGTTTCAGTTGTTTTGCCCTTTTGCTTACTCGCTATTGCTTACCTATTCGGTTCACTGTCTTTTGCCGTTATGATTAGTCAGTTAATTAAAGCACCTGATCCGCGACTATATGGTTCAGGCAATCCAGGTGCAACCAATATGCTGCGAGGGGGTAGAAAATGGGCGGCACTGTGCACGCTTCTTGGAGATGGTGCCAAAGGTTGGATAGTGGTAAAGCTGGCCTTGTTTTGCCAAACAGATATATGGATCGTGGCAGGTTGTGCAGTTTGTGTGTTATTGGGCCATATCTATCCACTCTTTTTTTGCTTTAAAGGTGGCAAGGGCGTTGCAACGGCTCTAGGAATTTTATTAGCTTTATCACCCACACTAGCTTTTATCGCAACAGGCGTTTGGACAGTGATTATGGTTGTCAAGCGTTTTTCATCGTTGGCTGCTATAGGAGCAACATTGGCGGTACTAGTGGCAAGTTATTGGTTATGGGATATGACACATCCTTACTTTATGGCGGTTAGCTTAATCGCGACACTAGTTTTATATCGGCACCGAACTAACATAGCTGATTTGTTAGCCAAGCGTGAAAGACCAATTAATTAG
- a CDS encoding dihydroneopterin aldolase, protein MDTIFLRKIALYTFVGYYDWERLQPTKLQIDLDIGLPVSYRPCTDDITQTIDYARLIQDLRKALSTKHFALIEPLAEYIAQFILENFLVPWVKVSLTKLGTLPDNGKVGVVIERNCRS, encoded by the coding sequence ATGGATACAATTTTTTTGCGTAAAATTGCTTTATATACCTTCGTGGGTTATTACGATTGGGAGCGCCTGCAACCTACTAAATTACAAATTGATCTAGATATCGGATTGCCCGTTAGTTATCGACCCTGCACAGATGATATCACCCAAACAATTGACTATGCCCGTTTAATTCAAGACCTACGAAAAGCTTTATCCACTAAACATTTTGCATTAATTGAGCCCCTTGCAGAATATATTGCACAATTTATCCTTGAAAACTTTCTTGTGCCGTGGGTAAAGGTATCATTAACTAAGCTTGGTACACTGCCTGATAATGGAAAGGTGGGCGTTGTCATAGAGCGCAATTGTCGCTCATAG
- the thiD gene encoding bifunctional hydroxymethylpyrimidine kinase/phosphomethylpyrimidine kinase codes for MMIFNVLTIAGSDSSGGAGIQADLKTFSALGVYGLSVITALTAQNTQGVSAVEACTANFLSAQLKAVFNDIRIDAVKIGMLSNAELVQVVATALKRYKPPYTILDTVMIAKGGHSLLTKEAVQALRDILLPLVDLITPNLPEAAALSEEAIATDDATMCHQGRLLLVKGCKAVLIKGGHLSGAMSTDWLLTQDSTLAFSSPRILTNHIHGTGCTLSSAIAALRVQRPNWPITIQDAKNFLQEALVSSHRLNVGKGPIGPLHHFHQWW; via the coding sequence ATCATGATTTTTAATGTATTAACGATAGCAGGTTCTGATTCTTCTGGAGGGGCAGGGATCCAAGCAGACCTTAAAACTTTTTCTGCTTTAGGCGTGTATGGTCTCAGTGTGATAACGGCTTTGACGGCACAAAATACGCAAGGTGTCAGTGCTGTAGAGGCCTGCACAGCAAATTTTTTATCGGCACAGCTCAAGGCAGTGTTTAACGATATCCGTATTGACGCGGTTAAAATTGGTATGTTGTCCAACGCTGAATTGGTTCAGGTCGTTGCAACAGCACTAAAGCGCTATAAACCACCCTATACCATTTTAGATACCGTGATGATTGCAAAAGGTGGCCATTCGCTACTTACTAAGGAAGCTGTACAAGCCTTGCGAGACATTTTGTTGCCCTTAGTGGATTTAATTACGCCAAATTTGCCTGAGGCAGCAGCATTAAGCGAAGAAGCAATAGCAACTGATGATGCGACCATGTGTCACCAAGGTCGTTTATTACTTGTTAAAGGTTGTAAGGCTGTGTTAATCAAAGGGGGTCACCTATCTGGTGCCATGAGCACGGATTGGCTGCTCACACAAGATAGTACACTAGCTTTTTCTTCGCCCAGAATTTTAACAAATCATATTCATGGTACGGGCTGCACCCTTTCTTCAGCGATCGCGGCTTTGCGTGTTCAGCGTCCAAACTGGCCTATAACAATTCAGGATGCAAAAAATTTCTTGCAAGAGGCTCTAGTTTCGTCCCATAGGTTAAATGTTGGCAAAGGACCAATTGGTCCTTTGCATCATTTCCATCAATGGTGGTAG